A genomic region of Mesorhizobium sp. NZP2077 contains the following coding sequences:
- a CDS encoding FadR/GntR family transcriptional regulator, with amino-acid sequence MPDEKANKQASRAKAQASSGPAVVRRADAAHFVGSSVHTSLASEIGLRIVRGDYPPGSILPNEAKWAETFNVSRSAVREAIKMLMAKSLLASRPKIGSWVEPKERWNLLDRDVLAWYATAPDREAFLRTVQEFRHIIEPEASAFAAMRRSDEQMAEISLACREMGEAANLPERIRADTRFHLAILRASGNDLLVPLGVLIESALDHLFVFTTRQVGDQRRAQKLHEAIEKAIRLQRPAAARNAVHKLLADTDEGIGSRRR; translated from the coding sequence ATGCCGGACGAGAAGGCAAACAAACAAGCCAGCCGGGCCAAGGCGCAGGCCAGCAGCGGTCCGGCGGTCGTGCGCAGAGCGGATGCGGCGCACTTTGTCGGGTCCAGCGTCCATACCTCGCTCGCCAGCGAGATCGGCCTGCGGATCGTGCGCGGCGATTATCCGCCCGGCAGTATCCTGCCCAACGAGGCCAAATGGGCCGAAACTTTCAATGTCAGCCGCTCGGCGGTGCGCGAGGCGATCAAGATGCTGATGGCCAAGAGCCTTTTGGCATCGCGCCCCAAGATTGGCAGCTGGGTCGAGCCGAAGGAGCGCTGGAACCTGCTCGACCGCGACGTGCTTGCCTGGTACGCGACCGCACCCGACCGCGAAGCGTTCCTGCGCACCGTGCAGGAGTTCCGCCACATCATCGAACCGGAAGCCTCGGCCTTTGCCGCCATGCGACGCAGCGACGAGCAGATGGCTGAGATCAGCCTAGCCTGCCGTGAGATGGGCGAGGCGGCGAATTTGCCGGAACGCATCCGCGCCGACACGCGCTTCCACCTCGCCATCCTGCGGGCCTCGGGCAACGACCTTCTGGTGCCGCTCGGCGTGCTGATCGAGTCCGCGCTCGACCATCTTTTCGTCTTCACCACGCGACAGGTCGGCGACCAGCGGCGAGCGCAGAAACTGCATGAGGCGATCGAGAAGGCCATCCGCCTGCAGCGTCCCGCAGCGGCCCGCAATGCCGTGCACAAGCTGCTCGCCGACACCGATGAGGGGATCGGAAGCCGGCGGCGGTAG